A single region of the Methanomassiliicoccales archaeon genome encodes:
- a CDS encoding diaminopimelate epimerase → MQGGSGRGGARKPHQGGGEFGRHFETSKDSFEVDAVKFWKYQGLGNDFILLEDWDDSSPKDEKFVTRLCDRHFGIGADGILYLQQSDKADCRMQIMNSDGSEAEMCGNGIRCLAKHYFDYKEKKERITVETLAGIMTLDLKIESGEANEVTVNMGPPRLKCKEIPMDCRDLPTDEKGRFIESNILVDGRAIKGTAVSMGNPHFITFEPFKDEEIDKLGPRMERHGLFPRRTNVEFASFDDDGLKARVFERGVGWTLACGTGACATVVAAVLTGRLPYDIENRIRLTGGELWVRLPKDLSAAYMRGPAYRVFKGEIEDW, encoded by the coding sequence ATGCAGGGAGGTTCTGGTCGAGGGGGAGCACGCAAGCCTCATCAGGGAGGCGGAGAGTTTGGACGACATTTTGAAACATCAAAGGATTCCTTCGAGGTTGATGCTGTGAAATTCTGGAAATATCAAGGTTTGGGCAACGATTTCATTCTACTGGAGGACTGGGATGATAGTTCTCCAAAGGACGAGAAATTCGTCACCAGGCTATGCGACCGCCATTTTGGAATAGGTGCGGATGGCATCCTCTATCTCCAGCAGAGTGACAAAGCAGATTGCCGCATGCAGATTATGAACTCTGATGGCAGCGAGGCCGAGATGTGCGGCAACGGAATCAGATGTCTTGCCAAGCATTATTTCGACTACAAGGAGAAGAAGGAAAGGATCACGGTTGAAACCCTCGCGGGTATCATGACCCTGGACCTGAAGATCGAGAGCGGGGAGGCAAATGAGGTGACTGTCAACATGGGACCTCCTAGACTGAAGTGCAAGGAGATACCCATGGATTGCAGGGACCTCCCCACCGACGAGAAAGGAAGGTTCATCGAATCGAACATCCTAGTCGATGGAAGGGCCATAAAGGGGACTGCTGTTTCGATGGGCAATCCACACTTCATCACCTTCGAACCTTTCAAAGATGAGGAGATAGACAAGCTGGGACCGCGAATGGAAAGACATGGCTTATTTCCTCGGAGAACCAACGTTGAATTCGCGTCCTTTGACGATGATGGTTTGAAAGCCAGAGTCTTCGAGCGCGGAGTTGGCTGGACGCTCGCCTGCGGTACCGGGGCATGCGCCACCGTTGTGGCGGCTGTGCTGACCGGCAGATTGCCTTATGACATAGAGAACCGGATCAGGCTCACTGGGGGCGAACTTTGGGTCCGGCTACCAAAAGATCTCTCAGCAGCTTATATGAGAGGGCCAGCCTACCGGGTCTTCAAAGGAGAGATCGAGGACTGGTAA
- the lysA gene encoding diaminopimelate decarboxylase, with protein sequence MRNFESVDNNMMIGKLSAVEVAERFGTPLYVTEENAVRENFRTINEAFNRHMPTRIHYACKANSNLAILRVLEQEGSFIDAVSMGEVDISIRAGFSPNRILFTGVSVPNKDLKALVAREILINIDSISEMRRLARLVTDIPVSLRINPAVGSGHHEKVVTGAKGTKFGIPKDQVITAYREARELGLKPVGIHAHTGSGGLDTQPFLDVTHVLVAFANEIEEELGISLEFLDIGGGIGIPYRPEERKLDLDSLAEEMTSIVKENSSIPTFALEPGRFIVADSTVLLTRVNDIKYTGEKNFLGVDAGFNTLIRPAFYGSYHHAAIANKFSLPGEINYDIVGPICETGDYLAKDRLLPKAEEGDLIAIYDVGAYGFVMSSQYNSRPRCREVLVEGEHASLIREAESLDDILKHQRIPSRLML encoded by the coding sequence ATGCGCAACTTTGAGAGTGTTGACAATAATATGATGATAGGAAAACTGTCCGCAGTGGAGGTCGCGGAGCGATTTGGCACACCACTCTACGTCACGGAAGAAAATGCCGTGAGGGAGAATTTCAGGACGATAAATGAGGCTTTCAATAGGCACATGCCAACTCGCATCCACTATGCCTGCAAGGCCAACTCCAATCTCGCGATTCTCAGAGTACTTGAGCAGGAGGGCAGCTTCATCGATGCCGTGTCAATGGGAGAGGTTGACATTAGTATCCGGGCGGGGTTCTCTCCCAATCGAATTCTCTTCACAGGAGTATCGGTTCCCAATAAGGATCTGAAAGCCCTGGTTGCCAGGGAGATTCTCATCAACATCGACTCAATCTCGGAGATGAGAAGGCTGGCCAGGCTAGTGACGGATATCCCAGTGTCCTTGAGGATAAACCCGGCAGTTGGTTCTGGTCATCACGAGAAGGTGGTCACCGGGGCCAAGGGAACGAAATTCGGGATACCCAAGGACCAGGTCATTACGGCATACAGGGAAGCCAGAGAGTTAGGCTTGAAACCCGTGGGAATTCACGCCCACACTGGATCAGGTGGTCTCGACACCCAGCCATTCTTAGATGTCACCCATGTACTGGTAGCGTTCGCCAACGAGATCGAGGAGGAGCTAGGTATATCACTCGAGTTCCTGGATATTGGGGGCGGAATTGGCATCCCATACCGTCCAGAGGAAAGGAAACTGGATCTTGATTCCCTCGCGGAGGAGATGACATCCATTGTGAAGGAAAACTCCTCCATTCCCACATTCGCACTGGAGCCAGGCAGATTCATCGTGGCAGACTCCACCGTGCTTCTCACGAGAGTGAACGACATCAAATATACCGGGGAGAAGAACTTCCTGGGAGTGGATGCCGGATTCAACACTCTCATTAGGCCTGCATTCTACGGTTCATATCACCACGCTGCGATCGCAAATAAGTTCTCACTCCCTGGGGAGATCAACTACGATATTGTAGGTCCGATATGCGAGACGGGTGATTACCTAGCCAAGGATCGCCTTCTTCCAAAAGCGGAGGAAGGTGATCTGATCGCGATTTATGATGTTGGAGCATACGGCTTCGTGATGAGCTCCCAGTACAACTCCCGCCCCAGATGCAGGGAGGTTCTGGTCGAGGGGGAGCACGCAAGCCTCATCAGGGAGGCGGAGAGTTTGGACGACATTTTGAAACATCAAAGGATTCCTTCGAGGTTGATGCTGTGA
- a CDS encoding aspartate kinase, giving the protein MIKVMKFGGTSMGSVEALSNVVSIVNNEPSKKVIVVSAMSKVTNLLISWIDCQQPPIGDILDTLCNRHMEIMEPLLSNELGEAYIQDVRKRLEKLAELMKHYSFRPSAVLADAISSWGERLSSLSLLYVLRSAGVDAVRLTSEVAGIVAKGPPGMGACDLEATSPNLKRSILPLIEEGKTVVLTGFYGIDDKGRPLTLGRGGSDYSAAVVAYGLDADCLEIWTDVDGFMTADPRLVEDAETIEEMNYTEAAELAYFGAKVLHARTMEPARQKSIEIKVRNTFNSRGKGTTIHRLRGPGKGLLRSVALKPNLSIVKIYSSEIVYDPQLVCKIISSISGSGVNTYAISTSLSTLAVVIHSSAVGEALASLNALEESQIERIKVKDNVCLVCAVGDNMIDIPGVAARIFDAVEHAGANLEMISEGASDVALNFVVPSYAAPSVIRKLHSMFIGD; this is encoded by the coding sequence ATGATCAAGGTGATGAAGTTTGGCGGGACCAGCATGGGATCGGTGGAGGCCCTTTCCAATGTGGTTTCAATCGTCAACAACGAGCCAAGCAAGAAGGTTATCGTTGTTTCGGCCATGTCTAAAGTGACCAATCTCCTCATCTCATGGATAGACTGCCAGCAGCCTCCAATAGGGGACATCTTGGACACGCTCTGCAACAGGCACATGGAGATCATGGAACCTCTGCTTTCTAATGAACTCGGTGAAGCCTACATACAAGATGTCAGGAAGCGGCTGGAGAAGCTGGCCGAACTTATGAAGCACTATAGTTTCAGACCATCGGCCGTGCTGGCCGATGCCATATCAAGTTGGGGTGAGCGCCTCTCTTCATTGTCCTTATTGTATGTCCTGAGGAGCGCCGGAGTCGATGCAGTTCGTCTGACATCGGAGGTAGCGGGCATTGTCGCCAAGGGCCCTCCAGGTATGGGGGCTTGCGATCTAGAGGCCACAAGCCCCAATCTGAAGAGGAGCATCCTTCCCCTCATTGAGGAGGGAAAGACCGTCGTCCTGACTGGATTCTATGGTATCGATGATAAGGGCAGGCCACTGACCCTGGGAAGAGGTGGGTCTGACTACTCCGCTGCCGTAGTTGCCTACGGATTGGATGCCGACTGCTTAGAGATCTGGACCGATGTCGATGGTTTCATGACGGCCGATCCCAGGCTTGTGGAGGATGCGGAGACTATTGAGGAGATGAACTACACCGAAGCGGCCGAGCTCGCATACTTCGGGGCGAAGGTGCTCCACGCCCGCACAATGGAGCCAGCCAGGCAAAAGAGCATAGAGATCAAAGTGAGGAACACATTCAACTCAAGAGGGAAGGGTACGACCATCCACCGCCTTAGGGGACCCGGTAAGGGTCTCTTGAGAAGCGTGGCTTTAAAACCCAACCTGTCCATAGTCAAGATATACTCATCGGAGATCGTCTACGATCCGCAGCTGGTCTGCAAGATCATAAGTTCGATCTCTGGGAGCGGCGTTAACACCTACGCCATATCCACATCACTTTCCACCCTTGCGGTGGTCATCCATTCCTCAGCGGTGGGAGAGGCACTGGCAAGCCTCAACGCACTGGAGGAGAGTCAGATTGAGAGGATCAAAGTGAAGGACAATGTATGCCTGGTTTGTGCCGTCGGAGATAACATGATAGATATCCCAGGTGTCGCGGCCAGAATATTCGATGCAGTGGAGCACGCAGGGGCAAATTTGGAGATGATCTCGGAAGGTGCTTCAGATGTCGCCCTGAACTTCGTGGTACCGAGCTACGCCGCTCCATCGGTAATAAGAAAGCTCCACAGCATGTTTATCGGTGATTGA
- a CDS encoding 4-hydroxy-tetrahydrodipicolinate reductase has translation MIRVAVAGASGKLGSMVSSLIQSHPGMELVAAIVSPENPDLGNELFPGVTTISPADLESALHGIDVYVDLTSPSAANQNLPRIPSTGVNSVIGTTSISLEVMEEFAMGVKENGLSAVVSPNFSVGVNVFWKTCENLASVLKDYDVEIIEVHHNKKKDAPSGTAIRAAEIIASTVGIDDVVHGRQGDVGARKREIGIHAVRAGDIVGEHTVIFAGKKERIELTHRAHSREAFAEGCITAIEWVSGRKDGVVHGMGEVLGL, from the coding sequence ATGATTCGTGTCGCTGTTGCAGGAGCCAGCGGTAAGCTGGGAAGCATGGTCTCCAGTCTTATCCAGTCGCATCCAGGAATGGAACTGGTTGCGGCAATAGTTTCTCCTGAGAACCCTGACCTCGGTAACGAGTTATTTCCGGGAGTAACAACAATCAGCCCTGCTGATCTGGAATCTGCGCTTCATGGAATTGATGTGTATGTGGATCTGACATCGCCCTCGGCGGCAAACCAGAACCTTCCTCGGATCCCCAGCACTGGGGTGAACTCCGTGATTGGCACCACCAGCATATCACTAGAGGTCATGGAAGAATTTGCAATGGGCGTGAAGGAGAACGGCCTTTCGGCAGTTGTCTCCCCCAACTTCTCGGTGGGGGTCAATGTTTTCTGGAAGACCTGCGAGAATCTTGCAAGTGTCCTGAAGGATTACGATGTTGAGATCATCGAGGTCCATCACAACAAGAAGAAGGACGCACCATCTGGCACAGCGATCAGGGCAGCTGAGATAATCGCCAGCACGGTAGGAATCGATGATGTTGTACACGGAAGGCAGGGCGATGTTGGTGCTAGGAAGAGGGAAATTGGAATTCACGCGGTGAGGGCTGGAGATATTGTAGGGGAACACACCGTGATTTTCGCTGGCAAGAAGGAGCGAATTGAGTTGACCCATCGAGCGCATTCAAGGGAGGCATTCGCCGAAGGATGCATAACTGCAATAGAATGGGTTTCGGGAAGAAAGGATGGCGTAGTCCATGGAATGGGCGAGGTGCTCGGGCTATGA
- a CDS encoding 4-hydroxy-tetrahydrodipicolinate synthase, with product MFKGCGTAIITPFTKDGQIDEAGLRELVDFQEAGGVDAIVPCGTTGESATLNFEEHVKVIEIVIDQVKKAKVIAGTGSNSTYEAVELSRAAEDLGANYLLSISPYYNKPTRKGMVQHFSTIAEAVDVPIILYNVPSRTGVNLPASTTLELSEIPGVVGIKEASGNIVQVMEIIEGARDSFSVLSGDDSMTFPMMASGAKGVISVASNIVPDKVSSMVHRLLEGDLEGSRNLNYRLLRLFKHLFLETNPIPVKTSLRLMGKPSGSFRSPMCDMEDKNLEILKGTLTDLELI from the coding sequence TTGTTCAAAGGGTGCGGGACCGCCATCATCACACCATTCACAAAAGACGGGCAGATCGACGAGGCTGGCCTTAGGGAGCTTGTTGACTTCCAAGAGGCTGGAGGAGTTGATGCCATAGTGCCTTGCGGTACAACTGGTGAGTCCGCCACCCTCAACTTTGAGGAGCATGTTAAGGTCATCGAGATAGTAATAGATCAGGTCAAGAAAGCGAAGGTCATCGCTGGCACCGGAAGCAACTCTACATATGAAGCAGTGGAGCTCAGCCGGGCGGCTGAGGACCTTGGTGCCAATTACCTGCTATCCATCTCTCCTTACTATAACAAGCCGACGCGAAAGGGAATGGTCCAGCATTTCTCGACCATCGCAGAGGCGGTTGATGTGCCTATCATATTGTACAATGTGCCGAGCCGTACTGGAGTGAACCTCCCGGCCTCAACCACCCTGGAACTCAGCGAGATCCCGGGAGTCGTGGGGATCAAGGAGGCTAGCGGGAACATAGTACAGGTGATGGAGATAATCGAAGGTGCTCGGGATAGCTTCTCGGTGCTTTCTGGCGATGATAGCATGACATTCCCCATGATGGCTTCGGGAGCCAAGGGAGTGATATCAGTGGCATCAAATATTGTACCTGATAAGGTGAGTTCCATGGTCCACAGGTTGCTCGAAGGTGATCTCGAAGGTTCCCGGAATCTAAATTACAGGCTCTTGAGATTATTCAAACACCTGTTCTTGGAGACGAACCCTATACCGGTGAAGACAAGTCTTCGCCTGATGGGTAAACCCTCGGGAAGTTTCCGGTCACCCATGTGCGACATGGAGGACAAGAATCTCGAGATCCTGAAGGGTACTCTGACGGACCTTGAACTAATCTGA
- a CDS encoding Lrp/AsnC family transcriptional regulator has product MMDHLDEKIIEILKKDSRRPFVDIANQLKVSEGTIRSRVRKLVDEEIIQSFTIKTSSKNVKAIIEIKIDVNVNTAEVASEIAKFDGVSEVFEVTGEEDIVAIIDVASSPQLNEIIERVRKFDNVQSTRTRLILKEHFGGD; this is encoded by the coding sequence ATGATGGATCATCTAGACGAAAAAATCATTGAGATCCTGAAGAAGGACTCGAGGCGGCCATTTGTTGATATCGCTAACCAACTGAAGGTTTCCGAGGGGACGATCAGGAGCAGGGTTAGGAAGCTGGTTGATGAAGAGATCATTCAAAGCTTCACCATTAAAACCAGCAGCAAGAATGTCAAGGCTATCATCGAGATCAAGATCGACGTCAACGTAAACACGGCCGAGGTGGCATCGGAGATTGCTAAGTTCGATGGCGTTTCCGAGGTTTTCGAGGTCACGGGCGAGGAGGACATTGTGGCTATAATCGACGTTGCCTCATCCCCCCAATTGAACGAGATTATCGAGAGAGTACGTAAATTCGATAATGTCCAGTCCACCAGGACGAGGTTGATACTCAAGGAGCATTTCGGAGGAGATTAA
- a CDS encoding orotate phosphoribosyltransferase-like protein: MVDVKKLAAKAMEYKEKGLSDREIADELHVSVDTVGFLVEEGAAGACPPSDVKIGWRSIGVYGTRIGMMSEIMADIIVEELEKRNLEIDSVLGIAINGVSFATIISEMLETELVVYRPPAERGKKGGAFSSNYASVEGKKVVIVDDVLSTGGTVEETIKDIKEAGGDPVLVVVIVNKSSRNDINGVPLRGIVRARSMGGTILGGGPLHSFPYG, encoded by the coding sequence ATGGTCGATGTCAAGAAACTGGCCGCGAAAGCCATGGAGTATAAGGAAAAGGGCCTGAGCGATCGCGAGATCGCTGACGAGCTTCATGTCAGCGTCGATACGGTCGGGTTCTTGGTGGAGGAGGGCGCCGCCGGCGCCTGCCCACCCTCGGACGTGAAGATCGGATGGCGTAGCATTGGCGTCTATGGGACGAGGATCGGCATGATGAGCGAGATCATGGCTGATATCATCGTTGAGGAGTTGGAAAAGCGAAACCTGGAGATCGATTCGGTCTTGGGCATCGCTATCAACGGCGTGAGCTTTGCTACTATAATCTCCGAGATGCTCGAGACCGAGTTGGTGGTCTACCGACCCCCTGCTGAGAGAGGCAAGAAAGGGGGAGCCTTCAGCTCCAACTATGCCAGCGTCGAGGGAAAAAAGGTTGTTATCGTGGACGACGTGCTTTCGACCGGTGGAACGGTCGAAGAGACAATCAAGGACATAAAGGAAGCCGGTGGTGACCCCGTCCTGGTGGTGGTGATCGTCAACAAGAGCAGCCGAAACGATATCAATGGCGTTCCTCTGCGCGGTATCGTCAGGGCTAGGTCAATGGGAGGCACCATACTGGGCGGAGGTCCACTTCATTCGTTCCCGTATGGCTGA
- a CDS encoding 2-dehydropantoate 2-reductase, whose amino-acid sequence MRIAILGAGAMGSLMGAHLSQAHDVTLIARNKQVKSIKERGLRVVGLEGMICWPEVVENLEEIDTPDMIILMVKAFDTMGVLPIVDSVKKKDTIVVSLQNGIDNHFLIAKKIQRAVSGLTSWGATLISPGEVRFAGRGDVVFGSIAGEIEDAEKVAQAFRIAEIECRVSSIIGPEIWMKAIVNACINPITALVRRENGCLRDSGLLQIARSACNEAVEVSQRAGVELPWDDPFGRVMEVVDMTSGNRSSMLQDIERGRRTEIDEINGSIVRKGEDMGVPTPVNRTLWELVRYSANGPVLLDR is encoded by the coding sequence ATGAGGATAGCAATTCTGGGTGCGGGGGCGATGGGATCGCTCATGGGTGCCCATCTTTCCCAAGCTCATGATGTCACACTTATAGCACGGAACAAGCAGGTAAAGAGCATCAAAGAGAGAGGATTAAGGGTTGTTGGCCTGGAGGGCATGATATGCTGGCCAGAAGTGGTAGAGAACCTCGAAGAGATCGACACACCCGACATGATCATCCTGATGGTCAAGGCCTTCGACACCATGGGAGTGCTCCCTATTGTCGATTCTGTGAAGAAGAAAGACACCATCGTGGTATCGCTCCAGAACGGAATCGACAATCATTTTCTCATTGCGAAGAAGATCCAACGGGCTGTCTCGGGCCTCACCTCATGGGGAGCGACACTTATTAGCCCTGGAGAGGTCAGGTTTGCCGGAAGGGGTGATGTGGTCTTCGGTTCCATCGCTGGAGAAATTGAGGATGCCGAGAAGGTGGCTCAGGCTTTCAGGATTGCGGAGATCGAGTGCAGGGTGTCTTCCATCATAGGGCCAGAGATATGGATGAAGGCGATCGTCAATGCGTGCATCAATCCAATCACGGCCTTGGTCAGGAGGGAGAACGGATGTCTGAGAGACTCGGGACTCTTGCAGATTGCTAGAAGCGCCTGTAATGAGGCTGTCGAAGTCTCCCAGAGGGCTGGAGTCGAGCTTCCATGGGACGACCCTTTCGGACGGGTGATGGAGGTCGTGGATATGACAAGTGGAAATAGGTCCAGCATGCTCCAGGATATCGAAAGGGGGAGGCGTACCGAGATAGACGAAATAAATGGTTCAATCGTGAGAAAAGGCGAGGATATGGGAGTACCCACACCCGTGAACAGGACACTATGGGAACTAGTGAGATACTCCGCCAACGGCCCAGTTCTCCTCGATCGGTAA
- a CDS encoding methylated-DNA--[protein]-cysteine S-methyltransferase, whose protein sequence is MGFISPESEMRIPDLTSIVCHAAAQIPRGMVSTYGDIARALGDVRASRVVGMIMAANERPIIIPCHRVVYSNGRVGWYGGMGKGNDRKTELLDSEGIMIDHGVVHDFERRRFHDFQIEPVLSEMMEEQRQLSERVMDQNLLEVERVVGLDVAYRENMGFSAAASFDLESGDLIEERVVSKEVKFPYIPGYLSYRELPLLADLIDDSENTLYLVDGQGSLHPRRFGIACHLGVFMDVPTIGVAKSLLCGKVDDSGGDSAPVYLNGELAGVMLKKNGGKGVYASVGHRTSLPICESVCRRFMKYRVPEPLRKAHALANQARVDWE, encoded by the coding sequence ATGGGATTCATATCACCAGAATCTGAGATGAGGATACCTGATCTGACAAGCATTGTGTGTCATGCCGCAGCTCAGATACCTCGAGGAATGGTCTCGACATATGGGGATATAGCCCGGGCTCTCGGGGACGTGAGGGCATCAAGAGTGGTGGGAATGATAATGGCAGCAAACGAGAGGCCGATAATCATTCCCTGTCACAGGGTAGTATACTCCAACGGTCGTGTGGGATGGTATGGCGGAATGGGAAAGGGCAACGACAGAAAAACTGAGCTACTAGATTCGGAAGGTATAATGATCGATCACGGGGTGGTTCACGACTTCGAAAGACGACGCTTCCATGATTTTCAGATAGAACCAGTACTTTCCGAGATGATGGAGGAACAGCGACAACTCAGTGAGAGAGTGATGGATCAGAATCTCCTCGAGGTTGAGAGGGTGGTTGGTCTTGATGTCGCCTACCGGGAGAACATGGGATTCTCGGCAGCGGCATCGTTCGATCTGGAGAGTGGTGATCTCATCGAGGAGAGGGTTGTAAGCAAAGAAGTCAAGTTTCCATATATTCCTGGGTATCTTTCATATAGAGAACTTCCCTTGCTTGCAGATTTGATCGATGATAGTGAGAACACATTGTATCTCGTGGACGGACAGGGCTCCCTTCACCCCAGGAGATTTGGAATAGCCTGCCACCTAGGGGTATTCATGGACGTGCCCACGATTGGGGTGGCGAAGAGCCTCCTCTGCGGAAAAGTGGATGACTCAGGAGGGGATTCGGCACCGGTCTATTTGAACGGGGAGCTGGCTGGAGTGATGTTGAAGAAGAACGGTGGCAAGGGGGTATATGCCTCTGTGGGACACAGAACATCACTTCCCATATGCGAATCAGTTTGTAGGCGTTTCATGAAGTACAGGGTACCCGAACCTTTGAGGAAAGCACATGCTCTAGCCAATCAAGCTCGGGTCGATTGGGAGTGA
- a CDS encoding two pore domain potassium channel family protein: protein MSRERTFISIALLVGIPAILAKWITYAFHSDTGDIFGYVFSIIFFGFFAIFLLIQVLKSDRITGDTIAGAISIYLLIGIAFAFSYILMEQLQPGSFYFNAEIKPNGLNLMDYVYFSFVTMTTMGYGDITPVTPTLQSVAYFEALIGSIYIVVFIARLVSSYGKERQRL, encoded by the coding sequence ATGAGCAGGGAACGGACCTTTATTTCAATCGCATTGCTCGTTGGGATACCGGCGATCCTAGCTAAGTGGATCACATATGCATTTCACTCCGACACGGGGGATATTTTTGGGTACGTCTTTTCAATCATCTTCTTTGGGTTCTTTGCAATTTTCCTTCTGATACAAGTACTCAAGTCAGATAGGATTACGGGCGATACCATTGCGGGCGCCATAAGCATCTATTTACTGATCGGCATCGCCTTCGCATTTTCCTACATATTAATGGAACAGCTCCAGCCCGGATCTTTCTATTTCAATGCTGAGATCAAACCCAATGGACTCAACCTTATGGATTATGTCTACTTCAGTTTCGTGACAATGACCACCATGGGATATGGGGACATCACGCCCGTTACCCCGACCTTACAGTCTGTCGCGTACTTCGAGGCGCTGATAGGGTCGATATACATCGTGGTGTTCATCGCCCGGCTCGTCAGCAGTTATGGGAAAGAACGTCAGAGGTTGTAA
- a CDS encoding MFS transporter, with product MAGESKSLDNSRDPEIATSKARKGWKPYHTAWVWLFLAWMFLYIDRSITGPVVAWMIDNNVAFMVDAPMPHALGGIIGSMFFAGYMLTQFPAGYLGDKFGRKTLVVISTAWAGVATFISALTRSLNAFVAARVLTGLGEGAYYSNDRALVSEVTPKEKKGLGMGIVFVGLSAGLTIATIATPYILDLAAEVWGNEIAWFVPFLLFSLPTVLVAMGVMRFVRPPGERKQRFLPALARLLIFTGIFMAIIMTTFTLTLWQGWGPIEQALAVVLVALILVAVIYRLLGQKSAAVLKDGNLVLMYVSAVPILYTLWFFGFWSLLVVSEASDIGLSGAAIYAGLFGVANAIGYPLGGKVCDHTAVRGSGRKWPYIALCAMVGGLVLFLAVYLWTGGNDVFVLGITMFSIGIPFAAMQTVHMTLTSDLAPKEMMGQAFGMWNLVAEIGAVLSPVVAGTLRDITGDWTLSVVVTGILLFISASIVLMVRERPAAEAILQPE from the coding sequence ATGGCGGGCGAGTCTAAGAGCCTTGATAATTCTAGAGATCCGGAGATTGCCACATCAAAGGCTCGGAAAGGCTGGAAGCCATACCATACGGCCTGGGTCTGGCTATTCCTTGCATGGATGTTCTTGTACATCGATAGAAGTATCACCGGTCCGGTGGTCGCCTGGATGATCGATAACAATGTGGCATTCATGGTGGATGCTCCCATGCCCCATGCCCTTGGAGGCATCATTGGAAGCATGTTCTTTGCGGGTTACATGCTTACCCAATTCCCTGCCGGCTACCTTGGCGATAAATTCGGTCGGAAGACCTTGGTGGTCATTAGCACTGCTTGGGCGGGTGTGGCGACCTTTATCAGTGCCCTTACCCGTTCCTTGAACGCTTTCGTTGCCGCTCGGGTTCTGACAGGACTCGGTGAGGGAGCCTATTACTCAAATGACAGGGCATTGGTTAGCGAGGTCACCCCCAAAGAGAAGAAAGGGCTTGGCATGGGCATTGTCTTCGTGGGCTTGTCGGCTGGACTGACCATTGCCACCATTGCCACGCCCTACATTCTTGATCTTGCAGCGGAGGTCTGGGGAAATGAAATCGCTTGGTTCGTTCCTTTCCTCCTGTTTTCCTTGCCCACCGTGCTGGTAGCCATGGGGGTCATGAGGTTCGTGAGGCCACCGGGAGAGAGGAAACAGAGATTCCTTCCAGCGCTCGCCAGACTGCTCATCTTTACCGGAATATTCATGGCGATCATAATGACGACCTTCACGCTCACCCTCTGGCAGGGCTGGGGCCCAATAGAACAGGCGCTGGCCGTGGTGCTTGTGGCATTGATATTGGTGGCGGTGATCTACAGACTGCTTGGTCAGAAGTCCGCAGCGGTACTGAAGGACGGCAATCTGGTCCTGATGTATGTTTCTGCCGTCCCCATCCTGTACACCCTCTGGTTCTTCGGATTCTGGAGCCTTCTAGTGGTCTCGGAGGCTTCTGACATTGGGCTGTCAGGGGCAGCCATCTATGCCGGTCTTTTTGGCGTGGCCAACGCTATCGGATATCCTTTAGGGGGGAAGGTATGTGATCATACAGCCGTAAGGGGGAGTGGTAGAAAATGGCCTTATATCGCTCTCTGTGCCATGGTTGGTGGATTGGTGCTTTTCCTGGCCGTATACCTATGGACGGGGGGTAATGACGTTTTCGTTCTTGGAATCACAATGTTCTCCATAGGGATTCCATTTGCGGCTATGCAGACGGTCCATATGACCTTGACATCAGATCTAGCACCAAAGGAGATGATGGGTCAGGCTTTCGGTATGTGGAATCTCGTGGCGGAGATAGGTGCGGTGCTATCACCCGTCGTTGCTGGCACCCTTCGGGACATCACGGGGGACTGGACACTATCGGTGGTGGTCACTGGAATATTGCTTTTCATCAGTGCCTCTATTGTGCTAATGGTCAGGGAAAGACCGGCAGCTGAAGCCATTCTGCAACCTGAGTAA
- a CDS encoding cupin domain-containing protein, which translates to MRIVNSSDLGSIDVKVERGKVKIIDFLNDEQIVFGLRIAGPATYLPKRIHRRPMRQAMYIISGSGKVDNGKEIREFHEGDFMYFDKNEEHYFDSCSRDLVMVEVQFP; encoded by the coding sequence ATGAGAATCGTCAACTCATCTGATCTGGGAAGTATCGATGTGAAAGTTGAAAGAGGTAAGGTGAAGATCATCGACTTCTTGAATGATGAGCAAATCGTATTCGGACTGAGAATTGCTGGTCCGGCCACTTACCTGCCGAAGAGAATTCACAGACGCCCGATGAGACAAGCGATGTACATCATCTCCGGCAGTGGAAAGGTCGATAACGGAAAGGAGATCAGGGAGTTCCATGAGGGGGACTTCATGTACTTCGACAAGAACGAAGAGCACTATTTCGATAGCTGTTCCAGGGACCTCGTGATGGTCGAGGTTCAGTTCCCATGA